The Polyodon spathula isolate WHYD16114869_AA chromosome 15, ASM1765450v1, whole genome shotgun sequence genome segment GCGTTTGGTATGGTCAAGTGATTTAGCTTCTTAACTAGTTTCAGAACTGAACAGGTATGTCAGTGATGTACACCCCCAGTCATAGCTGCAAATCAAAATAAGAGCCATTGGTATCCTGAAAAAGTACATCAGTATCTACAGCCACTGTGTGCCCCTTCAGAAAAAGGTGCCTCCATACACCTCAATAAACCTGTGTAACAGAATGTCCTTTTAAAATCAGGACTGGGTAAGCCATTCCTTCAATGAATGCATCTGAAATGTCACAGTTGTATGTATGGCCACATCCACAATACCACAGTGGGGAGTAAAAGGAGAAAACTATTTTTAAGCCTACTGGGAATAGGGACAACCAAAAATTGCGGTTTGATTAGAAAAATATCTACACATCGAAATAAAATTGGAAAGACCAAACTGGTCATTGAACATATCTTGTGTCCTAATGTCTAAAAACCAGCAGTCAACAAATGTAGAGCCAGTGGCTAAAATACCTACccaagcatatttttaaaaactgcagctaTGCAAACGCATGATAgccagatataaaaaaaataatacaataaaacaaagcaaagcaattaGAAAATGACCTGGTAATCTCCCAGCAGCCAGTGCATCCCCAGGCAGGTGTCCATTGACACCACTGGTAGGGAGGTTACTCATCTGTCCCAACAACCCACCCCTCATCTCCAGGTCAGTCGGGTATGGTCTGCGGGGGTCACCTAATGAAAagaaatagaatataaaataTCTTCCTcacatgtattaaatacaaaactaataGGACTGTATAATACTTTGATTCAGAGTAGTGAATCATAGTTGGAAGTGTAGTAGTATTGTACAGGTagtataaatacaaatgtaaattaaCAGAAGCTGCTCATTTAAGATTCTTGTTGGATTGATTGTCTCTCGTGTGCTTAAAATAGGTAGTGTTTTGTGGGGTATTTTTACATTTAAGCACTTTTATACAGCCTGCTCTATTGATTTTGTACAGTAACTATAATTCCTCCCGTTTCAGCACGTGAACAATAAGGTGACGTTGGAGCATAATTCCAAACCATGGGCAGTTTAGCTGCactgacaaaatgcacaatagCTTTAAAGTTTAGTCTTAAGTTATGAaagggtaaaaataaaaaaaatgcactggcTTGACTGACTATCGTTAGTTGTCAAACGATAAATGCATCAATACATCACCTCAGCCTTACATTTTATGCTTTCTTTTGCCATCTGGTGGCAGGACTAATGCAGTGCTGCTGATTCAACGCtggtagaaaaaaacagcattgcaaaGCTGTGATTTTTGCGCTCTCAAACTGCTACAGGCAAATAGCTGGCTGGGGCTACTGCATATCATTAGGGTTGTTTTGTAACTAAATTATTGAGGATTGCTAGAATGAACTTTCAAAAGCAAGTTCatagaattacagaaaaatgccaGACAACTCACCTGGCACCCATGTCAGAGGCGCACACACCGCATTACTGGCACTGATGCGGTGAGCATACTTGATAATTTCTTCAGAGGAGATGCTACCTGGAAAAAGAAATTGGAGAGAAAGACATAGCTAATTAGGAACAAAACCAGAAATGCACGAGGCAACGTTAAAATAAAAAGTCATGGTCTAAAACAGTTATGCTCACACATCTAACACATTCCAAATACTCCAAACTATTAGTCTCAACCTATGGCTATGTGTTTGCCTAATTCAAATGGTGTTCTCAATACCAACCTTTTCTTGCTTTTTCTATTGATTTTAGTTTTTCCTTTGCTTGATATACTGCAGTTGCCTAGAGATGGAGAAgaatttattttcattcattttagaaaCACTATACAGTACTTGTGAAAAAAAAGGAGTTGGATTCaatataatgtattaatagtTCATTTGCACATtagataaaaataaacaaaactttaatTCCTAAAGTTAACACATTATGGTCAATTTTACACCTGATCAAGCCAGTCCCCTGCCAGTTATCTATCCCTGTAGTGACCTACTATGTTTCATTGCAAAACAGGTGTTGTGATATTTAAGCATACCACAACACCCTGGCGTACCAGAAATTAACcttaacagaaattaaaattaactaacatgttggtttgtttttttggaaaagcAAAAATGAACTCTGTCTGATCACAAGTATGTCCCCCTACCCAACTGTAAATTCAAGATTAGACAATcagattgataaaaaaaagttgaaaaatagCAGTATGTACAAAATACGATTAATCAATGAACTAATAACTTGAAAAGCGATTCTCCACATATCTGCAAAAATTGCAGAGCGGGTTAGATGAACCAGAGTCACCtccatatatatacatatcccCACAATCTGACAACTTGTTAATAATGGTAATAGCAAGTGAGCAATTGAGAAATGGCTCTCCAGATATTTGGAATAATGTGAAGTTGAGACACACTCCACTGTATAGTCTTCTTGCAGGAGATATTACTGGCAATGGTGTGCTGTGTAAACAAGCTCCAGCTGTATAGCAATTCTTGAAGTTTTTCCTCACTCACCAGTATGTGTTCAGCTTCTTTAAGCTGCTTCTGCAGCTGCTGGATGTCACTGTCCCTCTTCTCCACCTCCTTCTCCAGAAGTTGCATCTCCTGGTGGACTTTGCCCTGCTCCTGAGCCACCTTCATTAACTCCTGAAACTCCCCGTCCCTCTGCACCAATAACTCCAGGATCTGCAAAAACATTCCCTCTTAATACCATCTTTATTAAACACAGGTTAGaaagcaaacaaagaaatgatatttaaaaacagcacagttaGACACATGTGCTCCAAAAGATTACTAACCTacgatttaaaacaaaatgttaaactgtccctgtttttattgtgctgataatCTTGTGTGTGTTAACTCATGGTTTCAAATATTTGCAGGAAGCAATAGCAGTTTTTCCCATGTACTGTGGTGGGCCAACTTAAAATATTCCATAgtgctcataaaaaaaaaaaaaaaaaaaactctccaaaAAGGTTATACCAGCGCTCCAGATAACGTTTTGGGTATGGGATTAACTTACTCTCTAAATTTAACATAGTAAAATGTacttcagggggtaaaatgcaacatgatcttgaagtcatgagtaatctcgattaaatactgtacaatctttaatggtaatgggatTGGCattaaaaagagccttccattttaactgcaatgttacaaTGAACTCTTGTACAAAaacttagtattaaaataaaaatcagagccAAAAGCTATTCTTACTCACTTTATTCACCACAGCCAATATGACTCGGAAGACAAGCACAGGAACAGAACGTATATTtcaacattaaattcttaaactaagtgaacatgttaaaacttaaatataaagccatgcagataaatacaaaatgaattttccttaaataaattataaaacagttcGTTTAATATTACAGGCACCTTTTTAGCGGTTGTCTCTGACGAGGACTCCAGATGGATTCGTTGCTGCACTGAGGTGTTTACGCTACAACCCCTGTTTGTAGTTTCAAATTTCTTATCTTAGTgcgattggctgcaaagacaacatggctagccagagattggataattttttttttttttttttttttttttttgttttttttttttttttttttttttttttttttttttttttttagcagtttccTGCTGACTGAAGGCATtgtattctgggaaatgtagttgttagtggaagtttttgGGGAGCCcaacaagctgtgcagcaaaattgctatgcgtgTTTTTACGCATTAAGTTTAAATTCAGTCCATATTTTCGATTTTATAATCCTTAAAAACTGCAAGTACGCAGCTAATCTATACCGTTGATTCAAACCATATTATATTTTGACATATACCGTTCTCTCCGTACATCAATAGTACAGTAATTCCTATGAAAAGCCACAGACATCGTCATTTTCAACTTACTTGACTCTCCTCTCCAGGCTGTGGTAACTTCTGATTTCTTGATATCGCCAACATTTCGATCAATTCCCTGGGAATGTACGAAGTCTAgtcgtgttttcttttttaaagacatttttctgAAAGCATTCAATATGCTGGAATATATCATATGGCCGTATCTATCAGACgttaacaagttaataaaaactAACGAATTCGTTTACTTACTCTATTGTACCAACACATATTACACTGACCAAATATCCATGATGTCGTGTTTATTCTGGTTCTCAGATTTTACTCCAAATTCACATTACTTCATGGTTTACTAGGAACACTAAAACAAAGACTAGCCAGTTTGTATCtaaacacacataaaacaaaaccatcCATTTAATTTAACCTTGGATTTTAAGTACATATATCACACGGCGTCTGGTTTCATTTGCAATCATTCCtctgattaaatcatttaattaatgAATGATATTTTAATTAATCTAATCAGTCGTGATAACTACAGTGAAGCATCCACATAAATGTAAACGTGATGTTTCACATTTGAAATCAGTATTTTTCTTACAATCTGGTTTATGGTAtatgatatagatagatagatagagatcgAGAcatatgtatctatctatctctctagctatagagagatagatatagatattcaGAGCTTTCTCTCAATATTTACCTTGATAA includes the following:
- the LOC121328111 gene encoding mediator of RNA polymerase II transcription subunit 4-like isoform X1 translates to MAVSERSTKEGLLSVLDDVEVLSRELIEMLAISRNQKLPQPGEESQILELLVQRDGEFQELMKVAQEQGKVHQEMQLLEKEVEKRDSDIQQLQKQLKEAEHILATAVYQAKEKLKSIEKARKGSISSEEIIKYAHRISASNAVCAPLTWVPGDPRRPYPTDLEMRGGLLGQMSNLPTSGVNGHLPGDALAAGRLPDVLTPQYLWQSSDMSMNMLPPNHSNHFMLEPPGHNKENEDDVEAMSTDSSSSSSDSD
- the LOC121328111 gene encoding mediator of RNA polymerase II transcription subunit 4-like isoform X2 yields the protein MLAISRNQKLPQPGEESQILELLVQRDGEFQELMKVAQEQGKVHQEMQLLEKEVEKRDSDIQQLQKQLKEAEHILATAVYQAKEKLKSIEKARKGSISSEEIIKYAHRISASNAVCAPLTWVPGDPRRPYPTDLEMRGGLLGQMSNLPTSGVNGHLPGDALAAGRLPDVLTPQYLWQSSDMSMNMLPPNHSNHFMLEPPGHNKENEDDVEAMSTDSSSSSSDSD